The stretch of DNA CAAGGCGGGCGGCGTCTACACCCCGATCGACCCACAACTCCCGGCCGAGCGCATCCGGACCGTCCTGAAGGACGCGGAACCCGCCGTACTGGTCACCACCGACGCCCTCGTCGAGCGCGTCGGCCACGCATCCGCCCTGCCGCCGCTCATCACCGAGCACACCGTCGCGGACGCCCCGGACCACGACCCGACCGACGCGGACCGCAGCTCACCCTTGCGCCCGGACCACGCCGCCTACATCATCTACACCTCCGGCTCGACCGGCACGCCCAAGGGCGTGACCGTGCTGCACAGAGCCCTCACGAACCTGCTGACCTTCCACAGCGGGGTCACGTTCCCGCCGCCGCGACGCCCCGAGGAGCGGCGACGCGTGGTCCTGTCGGCCTCGCTCGCCTTCGACACCTCGTGGGAGGGCGTCCTGGCCATGATCGCCGGGCACGAGCTGCACCTCCTCGACGAGGAGACGCGCCGCGACCCCGCCCACATGGTGCGGTACATCGCCGAGCACGGCATCGACCAGCTCGACGTCACCCCGAGCGTCGCCCAGCAGCTGCTCACGGAGGGCCTGCTCGCCCCCGGCACCGCGCCGCACACCCTGATGCTCGGCGGCGAGGCGGTCCCCGAGGCGCTGTGGAGCGAACTGCGCGCCGCCGAAAACACCCGCGTCTTCAACTACTACGGGCCCAGCGAGTTCTGCGTCGAGGCATCGGGCTGCGCATTGACCGAGAGCCCCCGGGCGACCATCGGCCGACCCGTGCACAACACCCGCGTGTACGTGCTCGACGAGCACCTCAACCCCGTCCCGCCGGGCGTCCTCGGCGAGATCCACCTGGCGGGTGCCAACCTCGGCCGCGGCTATCTCGGCCGCTCGGCCCTCACCGCCGAACGCTTCGTCGCCGACCCGTTCGGCGCCCCCGGCACCCGCATGTACCGCAGCGGAGACCTGGGCCGCTGGACCACGGACGGCTACCTGCTCTACGCCGGCCGCTCCGACGACCAGGTGAAGCTGCGCGGCCTGCGCATCGAGCCCGGCGAGATCCACAAGGTGATCGCCGACCAGCCGACCGTCGCCGATGCCGCGGTGGTGGTGCGTGAGGATGTGGTGGGGGACAAGCGGTTGGTGGCGTATGTGGTGCCGGCGGTGGGTGTGTCGGTGGATGTGGGTGTGTTGCGGGGTGAGGTGGGTCGGGTGTTGCCGGATTACATGGTGCCGTCGGCGGTGGTGGTGTTGGGTGCGTTGCCGTTGACGCGGAATGGGAAGTTGGATCGTCGGGCGTTGCCGGTTCCGGATTATGGGGCGTTGTCGGCGGGGCGTGAGCCGCGTTCGGAGCGGGAGCGGGGGGTTGCGGCGCTGTTCGCGGAGGTCTTGCGGGTGGAGTCGGTGTCGTTGGACGACAACTTCTTCGAGCTGGGGGGTCATTCGCTGCTGGCGACGCGTCTGGTCAACCGCATCCGCACCACCCTCGACGCCGAGGTCAACCTGATGCGGCTCTTCGCCGACCCGACCGTGGCCGGTGTCGTGGCGAGCCTGGAGGACAAGCCGCGGTCCGCCGCCGCCCGTCCCCGCCTCGTCCGCAGGACGGAGGGATGAGTCCGATGAGCATGTTCCCGTTGTCCTACGCCCAGCAGCGAATGTGGTTCCTCAACCGCTTCGACGAGCCGGGACCCGCCTACAACGTGCCGTTGGTGGTGCGTGTGGGTGGGGTGTTGGAGGCGTCGGTGGTGGAGTCGGCGTGGGTGGATGTGGTGGAGCGGCATCAGGTGTTGCGGACGGTGTTCCGTGAGGTGGGGGGTGAGCCTGGGCAAGTGGTGTTGCCGTTGGCTGAGGCGGGTGTGGTGGTGAAGGTGGTGGATGCCGTTTCGGGTGATGTCGGGGCGGTGGTGCGTGAGTTGGCGGAGCTGCCGTTCGATCTTGATGTGGATGTGTTGGTGCGGGCTTCGTTGGTGCGGGTGTCGGCGGTGGAGCATGTGCTGGTGCTGGTGATGCATCACGCGGTGTGTGATGGCTGGTCGTTGGGGCCGTTGTTGCGGGATCTGGAGGTGGCGTACAACGCGCGGGTGGCGGGTGGTGTTCCCGAGTGGGAGCCGTTGCCGGTGCAGTACGCGGACTACGCGCTGTGGCAGCGTGAGTTGCTGGGTGACGAGGGTGATGCGCAGAGCGTGGTCAGCCGGCAGCTCGCCTATTGGCGTGAGGCACTGGAGGGGCTCCCGGAGGAACTGGCCCTGCCCTACGACCACGCCAGGCCTCCCGTGGCCAGCAACCGCGGCGGCGTCGTCGAGTTCCCCGTCCCTCCCGAGGTGCACGCGGGGCTCGTCGAGATCGCCCGGCAGTCGCAGGCGACGTTGTTCATGGTGGTGCAGGCCGCCGTCGCGGCCCTGCTGTCCCGCCTTGGGGCGGGTACCGACATCCCGCTCGGCACCTCCGTCGCCGGCCGCACCGACGAGGAGCTTGACGACCTGGTCGGATTCTTCGTCAACACCCTCGTCCTGCGGACCGACCTGACCGGCGACCCCACGTTCCTCGAACTCGTCGAGCGGGTACGGGACTTCTCCTTCGCCGCCTACGCCCACCAGGACCTGCCCTTCGAGCGAGTGGTCGAGGACCTGAACCCGACCCGCACCCGTTCGCGCCACCCCCTCTTCCAGGTCAACGTCGAACTGCACGAGGCCGGCACGCCACAGCTCCGGCTCACCGGGCTCGACACCTCCCTGGAGGTGGTCAGCACCCCGACCGCCAAGTTCGACCTCTCGTGGGACTTCGTCGAGACCGCCCCCGGCGCGGGCGGCACGCCCGGCCTGACCGGCCGTCTCACCTACGCCACCGATCTCTTCGAGCGGTCGATGGCCGATCGGCTCGGAGAGTGGACACTGCGGCTGCTCGCCGCGGTCGCCGCACGACCCGCGACATCCGTACGCGGCATCGGCCTGCTCGCCGCGGCCGAGGAACGGGAACTGCTCGACGAGGCACGGCCCGCCCACGAGGGCATCGAGACCGGCGTCGTGGAGCGCGTACGGCGGCACGCGGCCGAACGCCCCGACGCCACGGCCGTGATCGACGACCACGGCCCGGTGGGCTACGGCCAACTCGTCGGACGTTCCAGCGGCCTCGCGCGGACACTGACCTCGACGGGCGTACAGGTCGGGACCGTTGTCGCTGTCCTCGCCCACCGCGGGGCACAGGCCGTCACCGCGATCCTCGGGATCACCACCGCGGGCGGCGTGTACCTTCCCCTCGACCCCAAGGCGCCACCTGCCCGTACCCTCGGCCTGCTGCGCGACGCCGGCTGTTCACTGCTCCTGGCGGACACGACGCACCTGGCAGCGGCGCGGCACCTGGCAGCCGAAGGCACCGGCACCGGCCAGGCCCTGCGCGTCCTGCCGGTGGACGCCCCTGCCGACCCGCTCGACAGTCTCGTACCGGTCAAGGGCGGGCCCGACGACCTCGCCTACGTCATCTTCACCTCGGGCTCCACAGGACGCCCCAAGGGGGCGATGGTCCACCGGCGCGGCATGATGAACAACCTCCTGTGCGAGGCCGAGGCCGTCGGTATCGACGGGCCCCGCACCGTGGCCTCCACCGCGCCCCTCACCTTCGACATCTCCGTCTGGCAGATGTTCGTGCCCCTTGTCTTCGGCGGCACGGTGCGGGCCTTGCCCGACGAGATCGTGCGCGACCCGAGCGGCCTGTTCGCGCTCGCCGCGGACGAGGGCATCGACGTCCTCCAGGTCGTGCCCAGTCTGCTGCAGGCCGCGGTCGACGAGTGGGACGACGGCGCGCGGCCGCCCGCGCTGCGCCTCGACCGTCTCGCCGTGACCGGCGAGGCACTCCCGGCGGCACTGTGCCACCGCTGGGGCGCCCGCTATCCACACATCCCACTCGTCAACTGCTATGGCCCCACCGAGTGTTCGGACGACGTCACGCACGCCGTGATCGACCCGGCCGGCCTGCCCGCCGACTACCGCACGCCCATCGGGCGTGCCGTGCGGGGCAGCCGCCTGTACGTCCTTGACGACGCGCTCGGCCTGACACCGCCCGGCGTCGTGGGCGAGCTGTACATCGGCGGCATCGTGGTGGGCCGCGGCTACTTCGGCGATCCCCCGCGCACGGCGAGCACCTTCGTCGCCGACCCGTTCTGCCCCGAGCCAGGACGCCGGATGTATCGCACCGGTGACCTCGTCCGCCGCCGTGAGGACGGCCAGTTGGAGTTCCTCGGGCGCCGCGACCACCAGGTCAAGATCCGCGGCCAGCGCATCGAACTCGGCGAGATCGAGCACGCGTTCCAGGCGACCGGTCTGGTCCGCGGCGCCGCGGTGGTGGTGCGTGAGGATGTGGTGGGGGACAAGCGGTTGGTGGCGTATGTGGTGCCGGCGGTGGGTGTGTCGGTGGATGTGGGTGTGTTGCGGGGTGAGATGGGTCGGGTGTTGCCGGATTACATGGTGCCGTCGGCGGTGGTGGTGTTGGGTGCGTTGCCGTTGACGCGGAATGGGAAGTTGGATCGTCGGGCGTTGCCGGTTCCGGATTATGGGGCGTTGTCGGCGGGGCGTGAGCCGCGTTCGGAGCGGGAGCGGGGGGTTGCGGCGCTGTTCGCGGAGGTCTTGCGGGTGGAGTCGGTGTCGTTGGACGACAACTTCTTCGAGCTGGGGGGTCATTCGCTGCTGGCGACGCGTCTGGTCAACCGCATCCGCACCACCCTCGGCGCCGATCTCAGCCTCCGCCAGCTCTTCGACACCCCCACGGTGGCCGCCCTCGTCGAGGCTGTCGAGCGTCAGGAGCCCGTCACGGCCGCCCGTCCGCGCCTCGTACGCCGCGACAGGCAGGGGTGAGGACATGCTTCCGCTGTCCCACTCCCAGCGACGCCTGTGGGCCTTCCACCAGCAGGAGGGCCCGCATGCCGCGTACAACGTCGACGTCCTCCTGCGCCTGACCGGGGCGCTGGACGCCACGGCCCTGGAGCGTGCGCTCACCGACGTCCTCGGCCGGCACGAGGTCCTGCGGACGGTCCTGCGGGACACGGTCGAAGGCCCGCGGCAGGAGATTCTGCCCGAGGGCACGACCGGCCCCGTGCTCAGACCACTGCCGTGCGGCACGAGCCGCTTCGAGGACCTGCTGAAGGACGGCGCAGCCCTCGACCCAGCCCTCGCGGAGGCGCTCGGCCGGCCCTTCGACCTCGACGGCGAGATGCTGCTGCGTGCCTGGATGATCCGGCTCGCGGCCGATGAGCACGTCCTCGTCCTGGTCATGCACCACGCAGTGCACGACGGGTGGTCGATGGGGCCGCTGCTGCGGGATCTGGAAGTGGCGTACAACGCGCGGGTGGCGGGTGGTGTCCCCGAGTGGGAGCCGCTGCCGGTGCAGTACGCGGACTACACGCTGTGGCAGCGCGAGCTGCTGGGCGACGAGAACGATCCGAAGAGCGTAGCCGGCCGTCAACTCACGTACTGGCGCGAGCGGTTGAAGGGACTGCCCGACGAGCTCACGCTGGCGTACGACCGCCCCCGGCCCGCCGTCGCCACGTACGCGGCCCGCGGGATCACCTTCGGCATCGCCCCGGACTGCCACGCCGCACTCCTGGACCTGGCACGGCGCTGCCGGGCGACCCTGTCGATGGTGCTCCAGGCCGCGGTGGCCGCGCTGCTGAACGGACAGGGCGCGGGCAGTGACATCCCGCTCGGCACCGACATGTCGGGCCGCACCGACGAGGCACTCGACGAACTGGTCGGATTCTTCGTCAACACCCTCGTCCTGCGCGTCGACGTCTCCGGTGACCCGACGTTCCGTGACCTCGTCGAGCGTGTCCGGGACGTGTGCCTGTCCGCGTACGACCATCAGGACCTGCCTTTCGAGCGGCTGGCCGAGCACCTCGCCCCGGACCGCACCCGTGCCCGCCACCCCCTGTTCCAGACGGTGGTCAAGCTCCACAACGGAGACGAGACGCAGCTGCCGATCCGGCTCACCGGGCTGAGCTGCGCTCACGAATCCATCGCGACGACCGCCCTGCGCTACGACCTCGCCTGGGACTTCGTCGAGGTGCCGGGGCAGGCCGGGGGAGGTGCCGGCGGCGGAAGCCTCACGGCCCACCTCACCTACAGCACCGACCTGTTCGACCAGCGGACGGCCGAGAGGCTGAGAGACGGTCTGATCCGGCTCCTGGACACCGTCGTCGGGGCCCCCGACACCCTCGTACGCCACCTCCACACCCACACCGAACCCAGGG from Streptomyces sp. BA2 encodes:
- a CDS encoding non-ribosomal peptide synthetase encodes the protein MSMFPLSYAQQRMWFLNRFDEPGPAYNVPLVVRVGGVLEASVVESAWVDVVERHQVLRTVFREVGGEPGQVVLPLAEAGVVVKVVDAVSGDVGAVVRELAELPFDLDVDVLVRASLVRVSAVEHVLVLVMHHAVCDGWSLGPLLRDLEVAYNARVAGGVPEWEPLPVQYADYALWQRELLGDEGDAQSVVSRQLAYWREALEGLPEELALPYDHARPPVASNRGGVVEFPVPPEVHAGLVEIARQSQATLFMVVQAAVAALLSRLGAGTDIPLGTSVAGRTDEELDDLVGFFVNTLVLRTDLTGDPTFLELVERVRDFSFAAYAHQDLPFERVVEDLNPTRTRSRHPLFQVNVELHEAGTPQLRLTGLDTSLEVVSTPTAKFDLSWDFVETAPGAGGTPGLTGRLTYATDLFERSMADRLGEWTLRLLAAVAARPATSVRGIGLLAAAEERELLDEARPAHEGIETGVVERVRRHAAERPDATAVIDDHGPVGYGQLVGRSSGLARTLTSTGVQVGTVVAVLAHRGAQAVTAILGITTAGGVYLPLDPKAPPARTLGLLRDAGCSLLLADTTHLAAARHLAAEGTGTGQALRVLPVDAPADPLDSLVPVKGGPDDLAYVIFTSGSTGRPKGAMVHRRGMMNNLLCEAEAVGIDGPRTVASTAPLTFDISVWQMFVPLVFGGTVRALPDEIVRDPSGLFALAADEGIDVLQVVPSLLQAAVDEWDDGARPPALRLDRLAVTGEALPAALCHRWGARYPHIPLVNCYGPTECSDDVTHAVIDPAGLPADYRTPIGRAVRGSRLYVLDDALGLTPPGVVGELYIGGIVVGRGYFGDPPRTASTFVADPFCPEPGRRMYRTGDLVRRREDGQLEFLGRRDHQVKIRGQRIELGEIEHAFQATGLVRGAAVVVREDVVGDKRLVAYVVPAVGVSVDVGVLRGEMGRVLPDYMVPSAVVVLGALPLTRNGKLDRRALPVPDYGALSAGREPRSERERGVAALFAEVLRVESVSLDDNFFELGGHSLLATRLVNRIRTTLGADLSLRQLFDTPTVAALVEAVERQEPVTAARPRLVRRDRQG
- a CDS encoding condensation domain-containing protein translates to MLPLSHSQRRLWAFHQQEGPHAAYNVDVLLRLTGALDATALERALTDVLGRHEVLRTVLRDTVEGPRQEILPEGTTGPVLRPLPCGTSRFEDLLKDGAALDPALAEALGRPFDLDGEMLLRAWMIRLAADEHVLVLVMHHAVHDGWSMGPLLRDLEVAYNARVAGGVPEWEPLPVQYADYTLWQRELLGDENDPKSVAGRQLTYWRERLKGLPDELTLAYDRPRPAVATYAARGITFGIAPDCHAALLDLARRCRATLSMVLQAAVAALLNGQGAGSDIPLGTDMSGRTDEALDELVGFFVNTLVLRVDVSGDPTFRDLVERVRDVCLSAYDHQDLPFERLAEHLAPDRTRARHPLFQTVVKLHNGDETQLPIRLTGLSCAHESIATTALRYDLAWDFVEVPGQAGGGAGGGSLTAHLTYSTDLFDQRTAERLRDGLIRLLDTVVGAPDTLVRHLHTHTEPRGQR